From the genome of Streptococcus oralis:
ATTGTGAACGCCACCAAACTTTTTGACGATCTGATTTTGATAATTGAATTTTTTCAGCCATGATTGTTCCCCTTTCTAGTAGTCTTCTAGGATATCACCGATTGGGTCGTTAGAAGTTGCAGCTCCGCCGCCACCGTTTCCACCTTGTTTTGTAAGGTTAAGGTAGATGAAGGCAAGGGCAACACCGATGACACCAAGGGCAATCAAAGTCAATTGAGAAATCGCAGCAAGTGCAAAACCGATAGCGAAGAATGGCCATACTTCACGAGTTGCCATCATGTTGATAACCATGGCGTAACCAACGGCAACGACCATAGCACCACCGACAGCCATACCACCGTTCAACCAGTCTGGCATCAAACCAAGAGCGTCTTTGACGGCAGAAGCAGGGATAGCAATAAGGAAGGCTGCAGGAATAGCAATACGAAGACCTTGAAGAAGTAGAGCGATAAAGTGAGCACGCTCAACAGCTGCAATGTTTCCGTCTTTAGCAGCAGCATCAGCTGAGTGAACTAAGACAACTGAGATTGTACGAACAATCATTGTCAAGAAAAGTCCAGCTACAGCGAGAGGGATAGCTGTTGCAGTTGCAACGGCGATACCTTCAGTAGTAAAGTTCCCACCTTTGATCAAGATGATCGCTGCAGCAACAGATGCAAGAGCAGCGTCAGGAGCTACGGCAGCTCCGATGTTTGCCCAACCAAGGGCGATCATTTGAAGAGATCCACCAAGCATAACACCTGCTTCGAGGTTACCAGTTGCAAGTCCGATAAGGGTACATGCGACGATTGGTTGATGGAATTGGAATTGGTCGAGGATACCTTCAAGACCTGCAAGGAAGGCAACAACTACAACCAAGATAGCAGAAATGATTGAAATATCTGACATGGTTTTATTCCTTTTCTATTTAATTATATAAAGTGTAAAATCTTTCTTCCAAGAGTTTGAGAGAAGAAGATACTAATTATTGAACGTTCGCTTTGTTAATCAAGTCAAACAAATCTTTTTTCGTGTCGTTTGGTACTTTACGTACGTCAAATTCAACACCGAGGTCACGCATTTTTTCAAAGGTTGCAACGTCTTCTTTGTCCATAGACAAAACGTTGTTAATCATTGTTTTACCTGTTGAGTGAGCCATAGAACCAACGTTAAGAGTCTTGATTGGCACGCCACCTTCGATTGCACGAAGTGCATCTTGTGGTGTTTCAAACAAGATAAGGGCATGAGTGTCACCGAAACGTGGGTCTTTTGCAACGTCAATCAATTTTTGAATTGGAACAACGTTGGCTTTTACTCCGTTTGGAGCTGCTTGTTTAATCAATTCTTTACGCAAGTCGTCGTTAGCAACGTTATCTGAAGCAACGATGATACGGTTTGCTTTTGAATCTGGAGTCCAAGCAGTCGCAACCTGACCGTGAAGTAGACGAGTGTCTAGACGAGCAAGGTTGATTTTCAGTTTACCGTCACCGATAACAGTTCCTTCTGGAATAGCAGCTTGTGCAACTGGAGCAGCTGCAGCAGTTGCAACTTCCTCAACTGGGTTAAGCTCTTCTGGAAGAGCCTTGATGCCATCTTTGGCTTCTTTAATGATATTCGCAGCGACTTTATCCACACCTGCATTCGCGTCCATAAGGCGCTCTGTGTAGGCTTGGATCAACATCGGCAAGTTCAGTCCTGTGATGATGGCAAACTTACGTTCTGGATTTTCTCCCATCACGCGGCTAGCTTGGTTGAATGGAGATCCACTCCAAAGGTCAGCCAATACTAGAACCTCATCTTCTGCGTCAAATGCAGCCACAGCGTTGTTGAATTTAGCGTAAAGGTCATCTGGACCTTCATTTGGCATAAAGGTTACAACTTGAACCTTTTCTTGTTCACCAAAGATCATAGATCCTGACTGATGAATACCCGCAGCAAATTCGCCGTGGCTCGCAATAATGATTCCGATACTCATTATTGTCATTCCTCCTTATAAAATGTTTGACTGTATGTTTAAGAAAACTTTAAGCCTAACTTTAAGTATAAACCGTTTTCATATAAAAATCAACTACTTTTTCTAAAAAGATGTAAAAGTTTTCATAGAATGACTTTTTAAAAATATTAATATATAAATGTTTTTGAGAGATAAATGAAAATGGTAATAGAAAATTTAATATAAAAATACAGAAAATAAGCCGCTTTTGTGAAAACAAAATGAAAATAAAAGGAAAGATTGCGACCCTGCAATCTTCCCTTTTATAGGAATAAATTTTGTAAAGCGTGGGCAACTCCATCTTCTTCGTTGGTCAGAGGAAGTTGTTCGTCTGCATATGGAAGAAGAGCAGGATTGGCGTTTTTCATAGCATATCCCTTGCCTGCAAATGCCAACATTTCAGTGTCATTATGCTCATCACCAAAGGCGATTAAGTCTTTTTTATCACGATTCATCACATTGAGCAAGTACTCTAGAGCAAAGGCCTTGTTTACACCCTTGGGAGTACACTCGAGGATGTTGAGGGGCCCGCCCCAGGTATTGATGGATAGTTGGTGTTGATAAAAACGATTCATCTCGTCCGCTAAAGCGTATTTGTCTTCAGCCCTTGTTTGCAAGAGGATGCAGTTGGGATCTTTGGTTACTCGTTCGGGTTTGAATTGATTTTCCGGCCGGAAGTTCTCTACGCCAAATAGTTTAGGATCCGCAATTTCTTCATTCGGAGTCGTGATATAGAATTTTTTTCGATATTCTCCTGCAATAAAATCAGCCTGGATGTCCTCCGTGCGCTTGACCATGTCTAGGAGATATTTTTTGTCCAAAGTTAAGCACTTTTCATGCTCCCAAGCCTGTCCTGGTAGATGGGTAAGGGAACCATTAAAGTTAATCATGGGAGTATGCAATTCTAGCTCACGGTAGAAGTCTTTTGCCATACGATACGGACGGCCTGTCGTGATGATGACATGGTGGCCTTTTTCTGAAATTTTTTTAATCGTCTTTTTGGTGAAATCGGAGAGCTTGCTTTCACTATTCAGCAGGGTTCCGTCCAAATCGACTGCGATAATTTTTTTAGTCATATAAACCTTCCTAGTCGTTTCCAGATAAGATGTCTACTATTATATCAAAAAGAAGGAAGAAAAGCAGATAAGAACAAAAACTACAGTTGCTTTGATTTATTAAATAAATCAAACAAACATATTGAAAAGGTGAATGATAAATGATATAATACTGATATTGTTCGTAAAAAACAAAAGGAGATTAAAGATGGACAAACTATTTAAACTAAAAGAGCACGGGACAGATGTCCGTACAGAGGTGCTTGCTGGTTTAACAACATTCTTTGCAATGAGTTATATTCTCTTTGTAAACCCTCAAATGCTTTCCCAAACGGGTATGCCTGTTCAAGGTGTGTTCTTGGCAACGATTATCGGTTCTGTAGTCGGTACCTTGATGATGGCTTTCTATGCTAATTTGCCCTACGCACAAGCACCAGGTATGGGACTAAATGCCTTCTTCACATTTACAGTTGTATTTGGGATGGGCTATACTTGGAAAGAAGCTCTTGGTATGGTCTTCATTTGTGGAATTATTTCACTGATTATTACCTTGACAAATGTTCGTAAAATGATCATCGAATCTATTCCAACAACACTTCGTTCAGCTATTTCGGCTGGTATTGGTGTTTTCCTTGCCTATGTTGGGATTAAGAATGCCGGCCTCTTGAAATTCTCAATCGATCCAGGTACTTATACGGTAGCAGGTGAAGGAGCAGACAAGGCTCAAGCTGCACTTACTGCAAACTCCGCAGCCGTTCCAGGTTTGGTTGACTTCAATACTCCAGCAGTATTGGTGGCTCTTGCTGGTTTGGCTATTACCATCTTCTTTGTTGTTAAAGGCATCAAAGGTGGAATCATTCTTTCTATTTTAACAACGACTGTCCTTGCCATTGCTGTTGGTGTTGTCAAATTGTCAGGGATTGACTTTGCTAGCAACAATCTTTCAGCAGCGGTTAATGATTTAGGAACTTTGTTTGGTGCTGCTCTTGGTTCAGAAGGTTTAGGATCTTTGATTTCAAACACTTCGCGTTTACCAGAAACCTTGATGGCTATTCTTGCCTTCTCACTAACGGATATTTTTGATACAATCGGTACTCTTATCGGTACTGGTGAAAAAGTTGGTATCGTTGCGACAAGTGGGGAAAACCATGAGTCAGTTAAATTGGACAAGGCTCTATACTCTGATTTGGTGGCAACATCAGTAGGTGCCATTGCAGGTACTTCAAACGTTACAACTTATGTTGAGTCAGCAGCCGGTATCGGTGCTGGTGGACGTACTGGATTGACAGCCTTAGTTGTTGCTATCTGTTTTGCTCTATCTAGCTTCTTTAGCCCACTTCTAGCGATTGTTCCGACAGCTGCAACAGCACCAATTTTGATCATCGTCGGAATCATGATGCTTTCTAACTTGAAAAATATCCCTTGGGATGATATGGCTGAAGCGGTTCCTGCCTTCTTCACATCTATCTTTATGGGATTCAGCTACTCTATCACACAAGGGATTGCTGTTGGTTTCTTGACATACACCTTGACAAAAGTTGTCAAAGGTCAAGCCAAGGATGTGCATGTGATGATTTGGATTTTGGATGCCTTGTTTATCCTTAACTATATCAGTATGGCGCTATAAATGGTATAATAAAAAAAGGGGAGTCTCCCCTTTTTAATTATAAGGAGGTACATCATGAAAGATAAGACGGTTTGGCAAGAGGTTTTAAACAGAGGGAAATGGGTGCTCATCCTTTTGGTAGCTTTTGTTCTATCTCAATTTCCCATAGGACTTGCTTTGTTTTTAGCAAACAAACAGTTTCCGATTTTACAGTCAGGGCTCTTAGTTGGTGCCCTATCCATAGTCGTTTTGATTGTATTCATTATTGGTGCACGAAAAACACAACTTGCTACTTTTAATCTATCCTTTTTTAAGGCAAAAGACTTGGCTCGCTTGGTACTGAGTTATCTGGTGATTTTTGCGACAAATCTCTTGGGTTCACTCCTGCTTCGACTAACAAATGAGGCAACAACCAATAACCAATCAATACTGAATGGTTTGGTTCAGAATAGTTCCTTGATTTCAACTTTCTTCCTACTAGTCTTGATTGCGCCGATTTGTGAGGAAATTTTGTGTCGCGGAATTATTCCTAAAAAGATCTTCCGTGGAAAAGAAAAACTAGGCTTTGTTGTTGGTGCAATCGTCTTTGCCTTGCTCCATATGCCAACCAATCTACCTTCTGTGATTATTTATGGAGGAATGTCAACGGTTTTGACTTGGACAGCCTATAAGACTGAGCGTTTGGAGATGTCCATTTTGCTTCATATGATTCTCAATGGTATTGCATTTTGTTTGTTGGCCTTATTGGTGTTGATTAGTAGAAATCTAGGTCTATCATTCTAAACCATTAGCCCGCTTGGAAAAGATGAATACTAGCGTGTTCATC
Proteins encoded in this window:
- a CDS encoding PTS mannose/fructose/sorbose transporter subunit IIC, yielding MSDISIISAILVVVVAFLAGLEGILDQFQFHQPIVACTLIGLATGNLEAGVMLGGSLQMIALGWANIGAAVAPDAALASVAAAIILIKGGNFTTEGIAVATATAIPLAVAGLFLTMIVRTISVVLVHSADAAAKDGNIAAVERAHFIALLLQGLRIAIPAAFLIAIPASAVKDALGLMPDWLNGGMAVGGAMVVAVGYAMVINMMATREVWPFFAIGFALAAISQLTLIALGVIGVALAFIYLNLTKQGGNGGGGAATSNDPIGDILEDY
- a CDS encoding NCS2 family permease, translating into MDKLFKLKEHGTDVRTEVLAGLTTFFAMSYILFVNPQMLSQTGMPVQGVFLATIIGSVVGTLMMAFYANLPYAQAPGMGLNAFFTFTVVFGMGYTWKEALGMVFICGIISLIITLTNVRKMIIESIPTTLRSAISAGIGVFLAYVGIKNAGLLKFSIDPGTYTVAGEGADKAQAALTANSAAVPGLVDFNTPAVLVALAGLAITIFFVVKGIKGGIILSILTTTVLAIAVGVVKLSGIDFASNNLSAAVNDLGTLFGAALGSEGLGSLISNTSRLPETLMAILAFSLTDIFDTIGTLIGTGEKVGIVATSGENHESVKLDKALYSDLVATSVGAIAGTSNVTTYVESAAGIGAGGRTGLTALVVAICFALSSFFSPLLAIVPTAATAPILIIVGIMMLSNLKNIPWDDMAEAVPAFFTSIFMGFSYSITQGIAVGFLTYTLTKVVKGQAKDVHVMIWILDALFILNYISMAL
- a CDS encoding Cof-type HAD-IIB family hydrolase yields the protein MTKKIIAVDLDGTLLNSESKLSDFTKKTIKKISEKGHHVIITTGRPYRMAKDFYRELELHTPMINFNGSLTHLPGQAWEHEKCLTLDKKYLLDMVKRTEDIQADFIAGEYRKKFYITTPNEEIADPKLFGVENFRPENQFKPERVTKDPNCILLQTRAEDKYALADEMNRFYQHQLSINTWGGPLNILECTPKGVNKAFALEYLLNVMNRDKKDLIAFGDEHNDTEMLAFAGKGYAMKNANPALLPYADEQLPLTNEEDGVAHALQNLFL
- a CDS encoding PTS sugar transporter subunit IIB, translating into MSIGIIIASHGEFAAGIHQSGSMIFGEQEKVQVVTFMPNEGPDDLYAKFNNAVAAFDAEDEVLVLADLWSGSPFNQASRVMGENPERKFAIITGLNLPMLIQAYTERLMDANAGVDKVAANIIKEAKDGIKALPEELNPVEEVATAAAAPVAQAAIPEGTVIGDGKLKINLARLDTRLLHGQVATAWTPDSKANRIIVASDNVANDDLRKELIKQAAPNGVKANVVPIQKLIDVAKDPRFGDTHALILFETPQDALRAIEGGVPIKTLNVGSMAHSTGKTMINNVLSMDKEDVATFEKMRDLGVEFDVRKVPNDTKKDLFDLINKANVQ
- a CDS encoding CPBP family intramembrane glutamic endopeptidase; its protein translation is MKDKTVWQEVLNRGKWVLILLVAFVLSQFPIGLALFLANKQFPILQSGLLVGALSIVVLIVFIIGARKTQLATFNLSFFKAKDLARLVLSYLVIFATNLLGSLLLRLTNEATTNNQSILNGLVQNSSLISTFFLLVLIAPICEEILCRGIIPKKIFRGKEKLGFVVGAIVFALLHMPTNLPSVIIYGGMSTVLTWTAYKTERLEMSILLHMILNGIAFCLLALLVLISRNLGLSF